In Cyanobium sp. AMD-g, one genomic interval encodes:
- the ppsA gene encoding phosphoenolpyruvate synthase — translation MGNSDQLVVPLAQVGLDSIAEVGGKNASLGEMIQQLGSAGVQVPGGFATTASAYRLFITANGLRPALAALLDGLDTNDLAALQAAGQGARALLGGADLPPPLAEAIVAAYRDLAAAMAASGVPAAVAVRSSATAEDLPEASFAGQQETYLHVEGETALLAACRRCYASLFTDRAIAYRQQHGFDHLEVALSIGVQRMVRSDLASSGVMFSIDTETGFRDAVLLTAAYGLGENVVQGAVNPDEWLIFKPTLEQGFAPILSRRLGSKALRMVYADPSGGDGQPVRNEAVSPQDSGRFALSDAEALTLARWACVIERHYGERRGVPTPMDIEWAKDGLSGELFILQARPETVESRRGGAVLRSWHLEPHQAEEITSGRAIGASVSSGRARVISDPGEIALFMDGDLLVTRRTDPDWEPILRKASGVVTDQGGRTCHAAIIAREMGLTAIVGTGDGTSRIGDGDTITLSCCEGDVGHVYRGALPFRVEEQAIGDLPATRTRILINVGNPEEAFNLASIPCDGVGLARLEFIIANHIRVHPMALLQPERVTAAADRAAIAELVAGYDTPAEYYVDLLSQGMARIAAAFHPRPVVLRFSDFKSNEYARLLGGSAFEPAEENPMIGWRGASRYYAPAFRAAFALECQALRRVRESMGLRNVIPMIPFCRTPEEGDRVLAVMAGEGLVRGKDGLEVYVMCELPSNVIGAEAFAQRFDGFSIGSNDLTQLTLGLDRDSALVADLFDERHATVKEMIRLAIRTARRCGRKIGICGQAPSDYPDFARFLVEEGIDSISLNPDAVVPTRIAIAAMESELDAAASAGGLAPAPHG, via the coding sequence ATGGGCAACTCCGATCAGCTCGTTGTGCCCCTGGCACAGGTCGGCCTGGACTCCATCGCCGAGGTGGGCGGCAAGAACGCCTCCCTCGGGGAGATGATCCAGCAGCTGGGGTCTGCGGGGGTCCAGGTGCCGGGGGGATTCGCCACCACGGCCTCCGCCTACCGCCTGTTCATCACCGCCAACGGGCTCAGGCCCGCCCTTGCCGCCCTGCTCGACGGGCTCGACACCAACGACCTGGCGGCCCTGCAGGCGGCTGGCCAAGGAGCCCGGGCGCTGCTGGGCGGGGCGGACCTGCCACCGCCCCTGGCGGAGGCGATCGTGGCGGCCTACCGGGATCTGGCCGCCGCGATGGCCGCCAGCGGCGTGCCTGCGGCCGTGGCGGTGCGCTCCAGTGCCACGGCCGAGGATCTGCCGGAGGCCAGCTTCGCCGGGCAGCAGGAGACCTACCTGCATGTCGAGGGAGAAACGGCGCTGCTGGCGGCCTGCCGGCGGTGCTACGCCTCGCTGTTCACCGATCGGGCCATCGCCTACCGGCAGCAGCACGGCTTCGATCACCTGGAGGTGGCCCTTTCGATCGGAGTGCAGCGCATGGTGCGCTCCGACCTGGCCAGCTCCGGGGTGATGTTCAGCATCGACACCGAAACCGGCTTCCGCGACGCCGTGCTGCTGACCGCCGCCTACGGGCTGGGAGAAAACGTGGTGCAGGGGGCCGTGAACCCCGATGAATGGCTGATCTTCAAGCCCACCCTGGAGCAGGGCTTCGCCCCGATCCTCAGTAGGCGACTGGGCAGCAAGGCCCTGCGCATGGTCTACGCCGACCCCTCAGGTGGTGATGGCCAGCCGGTCCGTAACGAGGCCGTGTCCCCGCAGGACAGCGGGCGCTTCGCCCTCAGCGACGCCGAGGCGCTCACCCTGGCGCGCTGGGCCTGCGTGATCGAACGCCACTACGGCGAACGCCGGGGGGTGCCCACACCGATGGACATCGAATGGGCCAAGGACGGCCTAAGCGGCGAGCTGTTCATCCTCCAGGCCAGGCCCGAAACGGTGGAATCCCGCCGGGGCGGGGCGGTGCTGCGCAGCTGGCATCTGGAGCCACACCAGGCCGAGGAGATCACCAGCGGCCGGGCCATCGGCGCCTCGGTGAGCAGCGGCCGGGCCCGGGTGATCAGCGATCCCGGCGAGATCGCCCTGTTCATGGACGGCGACCTGCTGGTCACCCGCCGCACAGACCCCGACTGGGAGCCGATCCTGCGCAAGGCCAGCGGCGTGGTCACCGACCAGGGCGGCCGCACCTGCCACGCGGCGATCATCGCCCGCGAGATGGGCCTGACGGCGATCGTCGGCACCGGCGACGGAACCAGCCGCATCGGCGACGGCGACACCATCACCCTCAGCTGCTGCGAGGGGGATGTGGGCCACGTGTACCGGGGCGCCCTGCCCTTCCGGGTGGAGGAGCAGGCCATCGGCGACCTGCCCGCCACCCGCACCCGGATCCTGATCAACGTGGGCAACCCCGAGGAGGCCTTCAACCTGGCCTCGATCCCCTGCGACGGGGTGGGGCTGGCCCGGCTGGAGTTCATCATCGCCAACCACATCCGGGTGCACCCGATGGCGTTGCTGCAGCCCGAGCGGGTGACGGCGGCGGCCGATCGGGCCGCCATCGCCGAGCTGGTCGCGGGGTACGACACCCCAGCCGAGTACTACGTCGACCTGCTGAGCCAGGGCATGGCCCGGATCGCCGCCGCCTTCCATCCCCGGCCGGTGGTCCTGCGCTTCTCCGACTTCAAGAGCAACGAATACGCGCGTCTGCTGGGCGGATCGGCCTTTGAACCGGCCGAGGAGAATCCGATGATCGGCTGGCGGGGGGCCTCCCGCTATTACGCGCCGGCCTTCCGCGCCGCCTTCGCGCTGGAATGCCAGGCCCTGCGCCGGGTGCGGGAGTCGATGGGGCTGCGCAACGTGATCCCGATGATCCCCTTCTGCCGCACCCCCGAAGAGGGGGACCGGGTGCTGGCGGTGATGGCCGGCGAGGGGCTGGTGCGGGGCAAGGACGGTCTGGAGGTGTACGTGATGTGCGAACTGCCCAGCAACGTCATCGGTGCTGAAGCCTTCGCCCAGCGCTTCGATGGCTTTTCGATCGGCTCCAACGACCTCACCCAGCTGACGCTGGGGCTCGACCGGGACTCCGCCCTGGTGGCGGACCTGTTCGATGAGCGACATGCCACGGTCAAGGAGATGATCCGCCTGGCGATCCGCACCGCACGGCGCTGCGGCCGCAAGATCGGCATCTGCGGCCAGGCCCCCAGCGACTACCCCGATTTCGCCCGCTTCCTGGTGGAGGAAGGGATCGACTCGATCAGCCTCAACCCCGATGCGGTGGTGCCCACCCGCATCGCCATCGCCGCCATGGAGTCCGAACTGGACGCGGCCGCCTCAGCAGGGGGCCTCGCCCCAGCGCCCCACGGCTGA
- a CDS encoding FAD-dependent oxidoreductase — translation MLRLSELKLPLDHSAADLEVAISQRLRLAPGELRRHQLVKRSVDARRRGAISLVYCLDLELEGGARRRLLRRFAGDPHLRPTPDSRYRPVARADGTSEALRPVVVGAGPCGYFAALLLAQMGWRPLLLERGKVVKERTADTFGFWHGRRRFDPGSNAQFGEGGAGTFSDGKLYSQVSEEPAYIRKVLEELVAAGADPDILTLHHPHIGTFKLATVVRGLRARIEALGGEVRFGQHVVELLLEDGADRRLAGVRLADGTAIATRHLVLAPGHSARDTFQMLHGLGVAMEPKAFAVGVRIEHPQVLVDRARWGEAAGHPRLGPAEYKLVHHCKGNATAGRSVYSFCMCPGGLVVGATSEEGCVVTNGMSQHSRRERNANSGLVVPVSQEDLAPYGQPGAEALAGMAFQRHWEQQAFRLGGGDYRAPAQWLGDFLAGRASQEAPPGAVEGSYRPGLRFGSLDGCLPDYVLEAIREALPVFARRIPGYAMEGALLTGVETRTSSPLRLQRHPTRLESLNTPGLFPAGEGGGHAGGILSAAIDGIKVAEAVALSLCAPALTGTPPHSTARP, via the coding sequence GTGCTGCGCCTCAGCGAGCTGAAACTGCCGCTCGATCACAGCGCCGCCGATCTGGAGGTGGCCATCAGCCAGCGGCTGCGGCTGGCGCCCGGTGAACTGCGCCGCCACCAGCTGGTCAAACGCAGCGTCGATGCCCGACGCCGAGGGGCGATCTCCCTGGTGTATTGCCTCGACCTCGAGCTCGAGGGCGGCGCCAGGCGCCGCCTGCTGCGCCGCTTCGCCGGCGACCCCCACCTGCGTCCCACCCCGGACAGCCGCTACCGGCCCGTGGCCCGGGCCGATGGGACGAGCGAGGCGCTGCGGCCTGTGGTGGTGGGCGCCGGCCCCTGTGGCTACTTCGCCGCCCTGCTGCTGGCCCAGATGGGTTGGCGGCCCCTGTTGCTGGAGCGGGGCAAGGTGGTGAAGGAGCGCACGGCGGACACCTTCGGCTTCTGGCACGGACGGCGCCGCTTCGATCCCGGCTCCAACGCCCAGTTCGGCGAGGGAGGGGCAGGCACCTTCTCCGACGGCAAGCTCTACAGCCAGGTGAGCGAAGAGCCCGCCTACATCCGCAAGGTGCTCGAAGAGCTGGTGGCCGCAGGGGCCGACCCCGACATCCTCACCCTGCACCACCCCCACATCGGCACCTTCAAGCTGGCCACGGTGGTGCGGGGCCTGCGGGCCCGGATCGAGGCCCTGGGCGGCGAGGTCCGCTTCGGCCAGCACGTGGTCGAGTTGCTGTTGGAGGACGGGGCCGACCGGCGCCTTGCCGGTGTGCGCCTGGCCGACGGCACGGCCATCGCCACCCGGCATCTGGTGCTGGCGCCGGGCCACAGCGCCCGCGACACCTTCCAGATGCTGCATGGCCTGGGCGTGGCCATGGAGCCGAAGGCCTTTGCGGTCGGGGTGCGGATCGAGCATCCCCAGGTCCTGGTCGACCGGGCCCGCTGGGGGGAGGCTGCCGGCCATCCTCGCCTTGGACCGGCCGAGTACAAGCTGGTGCACCACTGCAAAGGGAACGCCACAGCTGGCCGCAGCGTCTACAGCTTCTGCATGTGTCCCGGCGGCCTGGTGGTGGGCGCCACCTCGGAGGAAGGCTGCGTCGTCACCAACGGCATGAGCCAGCACTCCCGCCGGGAACGCAATGCCAACAGCGGCCTGGTGGTGCCCGTGAGCCAGGAGGATCTGGCGCCCTACGGCCAGCCGGGGGCTGAGGCCCTGGCCGGGATGGCCTTCCAGCGCCACTGGGAGCAGCAGGCCTTCCGCCTCGGCGGTGGCGACTACCGGGCGCCGGCCCAGTGGCTGGGGGATTTCCTGGCCGGTCGCGCCAGCCAGGAGGCGCCTCCGGGAGCAGTGGAGGGGTCGTACCGGCCCGGGCTCCGCTTCGGCAGCCTCGATGGCTGCCTGCCGGACTATGTGCTCGAGGCGATCCGGGAGGCCCTGCCGGTCTTCGCCCGCCGCATCCCGGGCTATGCGATGGAGGGAGCCCTGCTCACCGGCGTCGAGACGCGCACCTCCTCGCCGTTGCGGTTGCAGCGTCACCCGACGCGGCTTGAAAGCCTCAACACCCCGGGGCTCTTCCCCGCGGGGGAAGGGGGGGGGCATGCGGGCGGCATCCTTTCGGCCGCGATCGACGGCATCAAGGTGGCCGAAGCCGTGGCCCTCAGCCTCTGCGCACCGGCGCTGACTGGGACACCACCCCACTCCACTGCACGGCCTTGA
- the pgeF gene encoding peptidoglycan editing factor PgeF — protein sequence MAEALEPPFERPDAGFNDLPGWTWVGTYGGHYLQCDLLAGFEHGFFTRQWQGREPEELAGEISAGVSVHRTRQVHGGTLLAAGEAEGAPWPEADGLCSDGGGQSLWVCGADCTPVLIVDPAGGRVAACHAGWRGVAARIVPAAIEALVADGASRDQLLVALGPAVGGIRYQVERAVTLQVAAALEAPGAPGPAPDDVLADLERCGALLLDPDPGKDRLDIRRATALQLQRLGLAPERMALCPLCTTAEPQLFHSWRRDRVKAVQWSGVVSQSAPVRRG from the coding sequence ATGGCTGAGGCGCTCGAGCCCCCCTTCGAGCGGCCCGATGCGGGCTTCAACGACCTGCCCGGCTGGACCTGGGTGGGCACCTACGGCGGCCATTACCTCCAGTGCGACCTGCTGGCCGGCTTCGAGCACGGCTTCTTCACCCGCCAGTGGCAGGGCCGTGAGCCGGAGGAGCTGGCCGGGGAGATCAGTGCCGGTGTGAGCGTGCACCGCACCCGCCAGGTGCATGGCGGCACGTTGCTCGCCGCCGGGGAGGCCGAGGGGGCCCCCTGGCCGGAGGCCGATGGACTGTGCAGCGATGGCGGCGGCCAGAGCCTCTGGGTGTGCGGCGCCGACTGCACCCCGGTGCTGATCGTCGACCCCGCCGGCGGCCGGGTGGCGGCCTGTCATGCCGGCTGGCGTGGTGTGGCGGCACGGATCGTGCCGGCGGCGATCGAAGCGCTGGTGGCGGACGGGGCCAGCCGGGACCAGCTGCTGGTGGCGCTCGGGCCAGCCGTGGGTGGCATCCGCTACCAGGTGGAGCGCGCCGTCACCCTGCAGGTGGCGGCCGCCCTGGAGGCGCCCGGCGCCCCCGGCCCGGCGCCGGATGACGTCCTGGCGGATCTCGAACGTTGTGGTGCCCTGCTGCTGGATCCGGACCCCGGCAAGGATCGGCTGGACATCCGCCGGGCCACGGCGTTGCAGCTGCAGCGGCTGGGCCTGGCGCCGGAGCGGATGGCCCTTTGTCCGCTGTGCACGACGGCCGAACCGCAGCTGTTCCATTCCTGGCGCCGTGATCGGGTCAAGGCCGTGCAGTGGAGTGGGGTGGTGTCCCAGTCAGCGCCGGTGCGCAGAGGCTGA
- a CDS encoding Tab2/Atab2 family RNA-binding protein, with product MSGALQAPGPDWELDYYSRPILETDGKKRWELLICTTAGLQPAPEPFRWSMACPAASVNSQWLRGAIETAIKDAATQGYGPPRRLRCWRGSMRAMVQRAAEGLGLELVPSRRCYGLLEWLREREATVYPQEPGYMAGPLAPPPQPIAPVALPLPEAARGDTWSWATLSPATLAEAGGWEIAFPGLVALPEGLDPATPVPGIRLFSRRRALAIAGWLSGLEPARLEVCAGQLVLEAGLEDRWILARLPEEEARLASTALAEARERAGGLQFIAIQASEEAPSLEGFWLLRDLPDG from the coding sequence ATGAGCGGAGCGTTGCAGGCACCTGGCCCTGACTGGGAACTCGACTACTACTCCAGGCCGATCCTGGAGACCGATGGCAAGAAGCGCTGGGAACTGCTGATCTGCACCACGGCAGGGCTGCAGCCGGCGCCGGAACCCTTCCGCTGGTCGATGGCCTGTCCGGCCGCCAGCGTCAATTCGCAGTGGTTGCGCGGCGCGATCGAAACGGCCATCAAGGACGCCGCCACGCAGGGCTACGGGCCACCGCGTCGGCTGCGCTGCTGGCGCGGCTCGATGCGCGCCATGGTGCAACGGGCCGCCGAAGGGCTTGGTCTGGAGCTGGTGCCGAGCCGGCGCTGTTATGGCCTGCTGGAGTGGCTGCGGGAGCGGGAGGCGACCGTCTATCCCCAGGAGCCGGGCTACATGGCCGGGCCCCTGGCCCCGCCGCCGCAGCCGATCGCGCCGGTGGCGCTGCCCCTGCCGGAGGCGGCCCGGGGCGACACCTGGAGCTGGGCCACCCTCAGTCCCGCCACCCTGGCCGAAGCCGGCGGCTGGGAGATCGCCTTCCCCGGTCTGGTGGCCCTGCCCGAGGGCCTGGATCCCGCCACTCCCGTGCCGGGGATCCGGCTGTTCAGCCGCCGGCGGGCCCTGGCCATCGCCGGCTGGCTGTCCGGCCTGGAGCCGGCGCGGCTGGAGGTCTGCGCCGGTCAGCTGGTGCTGGAGGCCGGGCTGGAGGACCGCTGGATCCTGGCCCGCCTGCCGGAGGAGGAAGCGCGGCTGGCCAGCACGGCGCTGGCGGAGGCCCGGGAGCGGGCCGGCGGTCTGCAGTTCATCGCCATCCAGGCCAGTGAGGAGGCGCCGAGTCTCGAGGGTTTCTGGCTGCTGCGGGACCTGCCGGATGGCTGA
- a CDS encoding S1 RNA-binding domain-containing protein codes for MAGTGNPAPRQPRNPAQRPMPPARPSGSAPAPLRKPPQVLMIKKEEEVVAEAPPAPSASSPAAPPVRPPSAPPADEDRFSMDDLEGLTMADLLGPASDRRGGSAPAASRAAADAAPAAASRQARTVDDFDFDEEAFLAALDENAPVGTTGEVVKGVVIGMESDGVYVDIGGKAPGFMPKSECGLGVITNLKERFPKGLPIEVLVTREQNADGMVTISARALALRHSWEKVRQLEKEGKVVQVKVSGFNRGGVTCDLEGLRGFIPRSQLNDGENHEALVGQTLGVAFLEVNAETRKLVLSEKRAATAARFATLEVGQLVEGHVASVKPYGYFVDLGGVSGLLHHSCITGGVLRDLREAFQQGEAIKALITAIDPARGRIALNTALLEGPAGELLIAKETVMAEAEDRAHRARSLLRQQEQDAG; via the coding sequence ATGGCAGGAACCGGCAACCCCGCGCCGCGTCAGCCCAGGAACCCCGCCCAGCGCCCGATGCCGCCGGCGAGGCCTTCCGGGTCGGCCCCGGCGCCGCTGCGCAAACCCCCCCAGGTGTTGATGATCAAGAAGGAGGAGGAGGTGGTGGCCGAAGCACCCCCTGCCCCTTCCGCGTCGAGCCCGGCCGCCCCGCCGGTGCGCCCGCCGTCGGCCCCCCCGGCGGACGAGGACCGCTTCAGCATGGATGACCTCGAAGGCCTCACCATGGCCGACCTGCTCGGCCCGGCGTCCGATCGCCGCGGCGGGTCGGCACCTGCGGCCAGCCGTGCTGCCGCCGACGCCGCGCCTGCGGCGGCGTCCCGCCAGGCCCGCACCGTGGATGATTTCGATTTCGATGAGGAGGCCTTCCTCGCCGCCCTTGATGAGAACGCTCCGGTCGGCACCACCGGAGAGGTGGTCAAGGGGGTGGTGATCGGCATGGAAAGCGACGGTGTCTATGTGGACATCGGCGGCAAGGCCCCCGGCTTCATGCCCAAGAGCGAGTGCGGCCTCGGGGTGATCACGAACCTCAAGGAGCGCTTCCCCAAGGGCTTGCCGATCGAGGTGCTCGTCACCCGGGAACAGAACGCCGATGGCATGGTGACGATCAGCGCCCGTGCCCTCGCCCTGCGCCACAGCTGGGAGAAGGTGCGCCAGCTGGAGAAGGAGGGCAAGGTGGTGCAGGTCAAGGTGAGCGGCTTCAACCGCGGTGGCGTCACCTGCGATCTGGAGGGGCTGCGCGGCTTCATCCCCCGCTCCCAGCTGAACGACGGCGAGAACCATGAGGCCCTCGTCGGCCAGACCCTGGGGGTCGCCTTCCTGGAGGTCAATGCCGAGACCCGCAAGCTGGTGCTCTCCGAGAAGCGGGCCGCCACCGCGGCCCGCTTCGCCACCCTGGAGGTGGGCCAGCTGGTGGAAGGCCATGTGGCCTCGGTCAAGCCCTACGGGTACTTCGTCGATCTGGGCGGCGTCAGCGGCCTGCTGCACCACTCCTGCATCACCGGCGGCGTCCTGCGCGACCTGCGCGAGGCCTTCCAGCAGGGGGAGGCCATCAAGGCCCTGATCACCGCCATCGATCCCGCCCGGGGCCGCATCGCCCTCAACACGGCCCTGCTGGAAGGTCCGGCCGGCGAGCTGCTGATCGCCAAGGAGACGGTGATGGCCGAGGCTGAGGACCGGGCCCACCGGGCCCGGTCGCTGCTGCGCCAGCAGGAACAGGACGCAGGATGA
- a CDS encoding creatininase family protein, translating into MPPSTERRLASLSWTAVRDQAARRGSTVVWPFGAIEQHGPLLPLGTDGLFAERVAEAVLERLDPDLPIWRLPLQSIGFSPEHLGFPGTLSLPADLVIELVRSVGKGIAAAGFQRLVLFNAHGGQIGLLEAAARELRVLEPGLAVLPCFLWRGADGLAELIPEPERSTGLHAGLAETSLMLFLEPATVGPVPAADGLAASPPPPTGWSLEGACPCAWLTEELSASGVIGDPSDASDDLGRKLFLRLVGSWERRLDALVRSDWPATSGRA; encoded by the coding sequence ATGCCCCCCAGCACCGAGCGACGCCTCGCCAGTCTCAGCTGGACAGCGGTGCGTGACCAGGCCGCCCGACGGGGCAGCACGGTGGTGTGGCCGTTCGGAGCCATCGAGCAGCACGGGCCCCTGCTGCCCCTGGGCACCGATGGCCTGTTCGCCGAACGGGTGGCTGAAGCGGTGCTGGAGCGGCTCGACCCCGACCTGCCGATCTGGCGGCTGCCGCTGCAGAGCATCGGCTTTTCACCGGAGCACCTGGGCTTCCCGGGAACCCTCAGCCTTCCGGCCGATCTGGTGATTGAGCTGGTGCGCAGCGTGGGCAAGGGGATCGCCGCGGCGGGCTTTCAGCGGTTGGTGCTGTTCAACGCCCATGGCGGCCAGATCGGCCTGCTGGAGGCAGCGGCGCGGGAACTGCGGGTGCTGGAACCCGGCCTGGCGGTCCTGCCCTGCTTCCTCTGGCGTGGCGCCGATGGCCTGGCGGAACTGATTCCCGAACCGGAACGCAGCACCGGGCTCCACGCCGGCCTGGCGGAGACCAGCCTGATGCTGTTTCTGGAGCCGGCCACCGTCGGGCCCGTGCCCGCGGCCGACGGACTGGCTGCCTCGCCACCGCCGCCCACCGGCTGGAGCCTGGAGGGGGCCTGCCCCTGTGCCTGGCTCACGGAGGAACTGAGCGCCAGTGGCGTCATCGGTGATCCCAGCGATGCCAGCGACGACCTCGGCCGCAAACTCTTTCTGCGCCTGGTGGGCAGCTGGGAGCGGCGCCTCGACGCGCTGGTACGCAGCGACTGGCCGGCGACTTCCGGCAGAGCATGA
- a CDS encoding aldehyde oxygenase (deformylating) translates to MPTLETTTSVDAATVPLEGSELPDFTTAAYKDAYSRINAIVIEGEQEAHDNYMSLGTLLPDQAEELARLARMELKHMKGFTACANNLGVTADMPFAQEFFSPLRNNFQAALKDGKVVTCLLIQALLIEAFAISAYHIYIPVADPFARKITEGVVKDEYTHLNYGQEWLKAHLEESRAELEQANRDNLPHVRRMLDRVAADAAVLHMEKEDLIEDFLIAYQDALTDIGFTPREIARMAAAALVG, encoded by the coding sequence ATGCCCACCCTCGAAACCACCACGTCCGTTGATGCTGCAACGGTCCCGCTCGAGGGGAGCGAACTTCCCGACTTCACCACCGCCGCCTACAAGGACGCCTACAGCCGCATCAACGCGATCGTGATCGAAGGCGAGCAGGAAGCCCATGACAACTACATGTCGCTGGGGACACTGCTTCCCGACCAGGCCGAGGAACTGGCCCGCCTGGCCCGCATGGAGCTCAAGCACATGAAGGGCTTCACCGCCTGTGCCAACAACCTGGGCGTCACCGCCGACATGCCCTTCGCCCAGGAGTTCTTCTCCCCCCTGCGCAACAATTTCCAGGCGGCCCTCAAGGACGGCAAGGTGGTCACCTGCCTGCTGATCCAGGCCCTGCTGATCGAAGCTTTCGCCATCTCGGCCTATCACATCTATATCCCTGTGGCCGATCCTTTCGCCCGCAAGATCACCGAGGGGGTCGTCAAGGATGAGTACACCCACCTCAACTACGGCCAGGAGTGGCTCAAGGCCCACCTGGAGGAGTCCCGCGCCGAGCTGGAGCAGGCCAACCGCGACAACCTTCCCCATGTGCGTCGGATGCTCGATCGGGTCGCCGCCGATGCCGCCGTCCTGCACATGGAGAAGGAAGACCTGATCGAGGATTTCCTGATCGCCTACCAGGACGCCCTCACGGACATCGGCTTCACCCCTCGGGAGATCGCCCGCATGGCTGCCGCGGCCCTCGTGGGCTGA
- a CDS encoding long-chain acyl-[acyl-carrier-protein] reductase — protein MFGLIGHSTSFESARNLARSLGFEEYADGDLDMWCSAPPQLVERISVTSPTGKRIEGAYIDSVFVPEMLSRFKTAKRKVLNAMELAQKNGIDITALGGFTSIIFEDFKLLREQQVRATTLDWQRFTTGNTHTAWVICRQVEENAPRLGIDLRRAKVAVVGATGDIGSAVCRWLSQRTGVQELLLVARRPQPLADLQQELGGGRILALEEALDEADVVVWVASLAQASSLDPSRLRRPCLMIDGGYPKNLDTKATGDGIHVLKGGIVAFGSDIGWQMMEAADMANPQREMFACFAEAMLLEFEGLHTNFSWGRNNITLEKMDLIGTASLRHGFQALSLETPAPVPSLSST, from the coding sequence ATGTTCGGCCTCATCGGTCATTCCACCAGCTTCGAGTCGGCGCGCAACCTGGCGCGAAGCCTCGGTTTTGAGGAGTACGCCGATGGGGATCTGGACATGTGGTGCAGCGCTCCACCCCAGTTGGTGGAAAGGATCAGCGTCACCAGCCCAACGGGCAAGCGCATTGAAGGGGCCTACATCGATTCGGTGTTTGTGCCCGAAATGCTGAGCCGCTTCAAGACGGCCAAGCGCAAGGTGCTCAATGCCATGGAACTGGCCCAGAAAAACGGCATCGACATCACCGCCCTGGGTGGCTTCACGTCGATCATTTTCGAGGACTTCAAGCTGCTCAGGGAGCAGCAGGTGCGTGCCACCACCCTGGACTGGCAGCGCTTCACCACGGGCAACACCCACACCGCCTGGGTGATCTGCCGCCAGGTGGAGGAGAACGCCCCACGGCTGGGCATCGACCTGCGGCGGGCGAAGGTGGCCGTGGTGGGCGCCACCGGTGACATCGGCAGTGCCGTCTGCCGCTGGCTCTCCCAACGCACCGGCGTTCAGGAACTGCTGCTGGTGGCCCGCCGGCCCCAGCCCCTGGCCGATCTCCAGCAGGAGCTGGGCGGTGGCCGCATCCTTGCCTTGGAAGAGGCCCTGGACGAGGCGGATGTGGTGGTGTGGGTCGCCAGCCTGGCCCAGGCCAGCAGCCTCGATCCCAGCCGCCTGCGCCGTCCCTGCCTGATGATCGATGGGGGCTACCCCAAGAATCTGGACACCAAGGCCACTGGCGATGGCATCCACGTGTTGAAGGGGGGCATCGTCGCCTTCGGCTCCGACATCGGCTGGCAGATGATGGAGGCGGCGGACATGGCCAACCCCCAGCGTGAGATGTTCGCCTGCTTCGCCGAAGCGATGCTGCTGGAGTTCGAAGGCCTGCACACCAACTTCAGCTGGGGCCGCAACAACATCACCCTGGAGAAGATGGATCTGATCGGCACCGCCTCACTTCGCCACGGTTTCCAGGCCTTGAGCCTGGAAACCCCAGCACCGGTCCCCAGCCTCTCCTCGACCTGA
- a CDS encoding acetyl-CoA carboxylase carboxyltransferase subunit alpha yields MARRVLLDFEKPLVELEEQIEQIRQLARDSEVDVSQQLLQLETLATRRREEIFSSLSPAQKIQVARHPQRPSTLDYIQVITDEWIELHGDRRGNDDRALVGGVGRIGDQAVVLLGHQKGRDMKENVARNFGMASPGGYRKAMRLMDHADRFRLPILSFIDTPGAYAGVKAEEEGQGEAIAVNLREMFRLRVPIIAVVIGEGGSGGALGIGVADRLLMFEHSVYTVASPEACASILWRDAAKAPAAAEALRITGADLLQLGLVDALLKEPSGGNHWAPMQAAETLRAALLGQLAELQTCSESALLEARYAKFRRMGQVLEGAATDPAFAP; encoded by the coding sequence ATGGCCCGCCGCGTCCTGCTGGACTTCGAGAAACCACTGGTGGAGCTGGAGGAGCAGATCGAGCAGATCCGCCAGCTGGCCCGCGATTCCGAAGTCGATGTGAGCCAGCAGCTGCTGCAGCTGGAAACCCTCGCCACCCGGCGCCGCGAGGAGATCTTCAGCTCCCTCAGCCCGGCCCAGAAGATCCAGGTGGCCCGCCACCCCCAGCGGCCCAGCACCCTCGATTACATCCAGGTCATCACCGACGAGTGGATCGAGCTGCACGGCGACCGCCGCGGCAACGACGACCGCGCCCTGGTGGGCGGTGTGGGACGCATCGGCGACCAGGCGGTGGTGCTGCTCGGCCACCAGAAGGGCCGGGACATGAAGGAGAACGTGGCCCGCAACTTCGGCATGGCCTCACCCGGTGGCTACCGCAAGGCGATGCGGCTGATGGACCACGCCGACCGCTTCCGTCTGCCGATCCTCAGCTTCATCGACACCCCCGGTGCCTACGCCGGGGTCAAGGCCGAGGAGGAGGGCCAGGGCGAAGCGATCGCCGTCAACCTGCGCGAAATGTTCCGCCTGCGGGTGCCCATCATCGCCGTGGTGATCGGTGAGGGAGGCTCCGGCGGCGCCCTCGGCATCGGGGTGGCCGATCGGCTGCTGATGTTCGAGCACAGCGTCTACACCGTGGCCAGCCCGGAAGCCTGCGCTTCGATCCTCTGGCGCGATGCGGCCAAAGCGCCCGCCGCCGCCGAGGCCCTGCGCATCACCGGTGCCGACCTGCTGCAGCTGGGGCTGGTGGATGCCCTGCTGAAGGAACCCTCCGGGGGCAACCACTGGGCGCCGATGCAGGCCGCCGAGACGCTGCGCGCAGCCCTCCTGGGGCAGCTCGCCGAGCTGCAGACCTGCAGCGAATCCGCCCTGCTGGAGGCCCGTTACGCCAAGTTCCGGCGCATGGGCCAGGTTCTGGAGGGGGCGGCGACGGATCCCGCCTTCGCGCCGTAG